TGCGAAATCAGCATGCGTGCGTAATCCCAGGCATTCCTCTCAATCTGGAGGGCAATCCTCTTCCTCAGCACATCATTGCCGGCTTCCTCCATCTTCTGGATCAGCTCCGCAAGTTCGCAATCCTCCGCATGCCCAATCTCATGAGCAAACACAATAGCAAGATAATCTTCAAATTGATCCATAGACGAAAAGACCTGCAGGCATTGCGCCTTGATCTCTTCAATATATAAAGTAATTGTATGACTTCCGAAATTATATTTCCCGCCCGCAAAACGGTCTCCCGGGAAAAAATCCTCAAGTTCCACTTTCACACTGCTGCCAGATTGAACAAGAATCTGATCGACAATCTTCTCTATCTGTAAGTTCTTCAATTTATACCCCTAACCTTAATTTAGAATATAAATTGTATTATAACGTTTTAGTAAAATAATGAAAACATGACTTTTACCCTGGTTTTGTTGTTGTTAAACCTGTTTTATAAATAATTTTGTTATATTCTGCCTCTGTCAAATAAGACTGTTGATTTTCGTTCCAGGCACTTCGCTTTCCGCGGGGCTAGCGCTGAGCCTCCTCGGGCAAGCTCCTGCGGGGTCTCACCCGGCCTCCCGCAGGACATTGATTAGCTTCCACGAATCAGAGCCCACGCACGAGGGAAATGCGTTAGCATTTTCGGAGGAGTCTACGTGCCTTCCACTACAATCAACAGGATGTAAAAATCAGCATTAGCTTCACAGAGCCATATATTTAATTTTAATTAGTCAATTAAACTTTGGATACCTCGAAATCCTTTTGGAACCTAAAAATCTTTCCAATTATTTACCCAAAAAAAAACAGCCAATAATATTAGCTGTTCTCCTTGGTATCATTCATTTGCTTCATGATTGCCTGCTCGTGTTCCTTTGCTTTCTTCGCTTCCCTTTTTGAAACTTTGATGATGTATCTCATCGTCAGGACAGCACCGATCAGGAAAACGAGTGACGTGATCGCGGCCGGGATATATTCTGTCTTGTCTTCCGGAAAATATAAAAATAATGAGATGACAAACCACTTACTCATTCTCATCTTCCTTTCTTCAGCTCTCCAAACATTATATCAAGGTTTGGATTTACGTCCAACCGCAAACAACTTCCTATTCCAACACATTGATTTTTTCGATGACGACGTCTTCCTCTGGCTTGTCCCCAGCGCCAGTTGGAGCAGCGGCAATTTTATCAACAACATCCATTCCCTCGACTACCTGGCCGAATACAGTGTGCCTGCCATCAAGGTGAGGGGTGCCGCCATTTTCATACATCTTCAGGACTTCTTCAGGATAACCTGCCTGCTTCATCTGCTCAGGCAAACTAGCATCCAGCCCCTTGTTTTGGACGATGAAGAATTGGCTGCCATTCGTGTTCGGACCCGAGTTGGCCATTGATAATGCTCCACGGATGTTGAAAAGCTGCTTGGAGAATTCGTCTTCGAACGGTTCCCCGTAAATGCTTTCGCCGCCCATTCCGGTTCCATCAGGGTCTCCCCCCTGAATCATGAAGCCATCGATCACTCGGTGGAATGTGACTCCTTCATAGTAGCCCTCTTCGCTGTGCTTAATAAAATTCTCTACCGCTTTTGGAGCTTGCTCAGGGAAAAGCTTGATTTTAACAGTTCCCATGGACGTGACCATTTCCACAAGCCTCTCACCATCCTGGACCTCTGCTGTCGCTTGCGGATAATCGAGATCTTCCTCGACAGCTTGTCCAGCATTCGTCTTGTCCTCGTTCGGCTTGTCTGCTTCCTGCTTTTCGTCAGCGCTGCCGCAGCCAGCGAGGACTAGCATCATTGCAAAAAGTACTGCCAATATTTTTTTAGTCATTGTATGTATCCCTCCTATAGTCACTTTAAACGATTACAAAATGTTTTGCATCTGTCTTTTTTGCTATAATATAAGAAATTATCACGAACCCGAAAGGAGCTTCAACATGGCTGAATTAAACATTGGCGATCAAGTTACCGCCATTTATAAAACCGGCAAATACATAGGCGAAATCACGGAACGCCGTCCACAGCACTATCTTGTCCGCGTATTGGCTGTCGCAAAACATCCTATGCAGGGAGACCTCCATAATCCGAAGGACGCAGGTGTTGGTTTTTTCCATGAAAGAAAAGCACTGTCCTTCCGCGAACAGGCCAACATCCCGGAAAAAATGGTCAAGCCATTCGAGGGCGAAATCCCTGATTACCTCGACTCCTTAAAAGAAGCGACTAGCAAGCTGCGTGCCGAACTTGAAGGCGATGATTCTGCCTGGGCACAGCAAAGCCTGAGAAACCTAGAGTCTTTGGAAAAAGATTATTTTAAATAAGGGTCATTTTGTATTCAACCAAAAACAGCACAGACGCAAAAAGCCAGATTGTTCATTCCAATCTGGCTTTTTTATGCGAATTTATTGAGCAGTTTGGAAAAATCGACCATATCCCCAATTGTTGCGGGTTCGGGTCTCTGAAGATATTGTTTGTCTTTTTCGACGAGCTTGTAAATATGGTAGGTCGTCAATGCATCATCAAGAGCGCGGTGGTGTTTGCCTGTGCCTTCCCTGCCATACTCCTGCACGGCCTTCCATAGACCTGTTTGATTCTGGTCGCCGAAGAAACGCTTGTATTCCATCGAAAGATCGATTTGCTTTCCCGGCAGCGGAAATCCCACGGTCGCTTGCTGGCAATTTTGCTGCAAGACCTTCATGTCCATATTGCCCCAGGTGACAATCTGGCAATTCTTGTTCCCACCCATTGACTTAAGCTTATCAACCAAAGCCTTGAAAGTAATGCCTGAATTCACCTGCTCTTGAGTGATGTTCAGGAACGAGCGGCAGCGTTCTGTCAAAATGGGAAAACGCAGCGGCCGAACATAAGATGAGAATTGTTCAACCACCTTGCCATTCTCGACGAGGACAGCGCCAGCTTCAATGATTTCAGGATAAAAGCCCTTTCTTCTGCTGTTCCGGTCAGGCATCGTAAACTCAAAATCAATAAATAATGTTGTCCTTTCTTTTTCGCTCATGCTTCCCCAACTTTCTGAAAAGCCAGTAGTTGTATGTAACCAGTATATGCTTTTCGGTCGATTATTTTATCTATTATAGCATGTTTTTTAATAAATTTTTAAATTTTCTGCAATTTATATCCAGCATTTTTTCAACTTGAAAAAGAAAGTAAATCTCCTCTCATTCGTTCCGATATTATGATGAGTGACAAAAAAACAAATTGAATGCAGAAAGGAATTGCCGTGAGGATTATAACAGGCTATCTTTTGATACTACTATTGATCCCTGCGTTTATTGCAGTTGTGATTTTAACCTATACAGAAGCGGGAAATGCGGTAAGCATAAGCAAAACCCTTGATGAAAAAATCGATCTAACGGAGACGAAGCTTTCACAGACGAGTTTGATCCTTGCCAATAACGGCGAAGTCATTTCAGAGATCCATCGTCCAATGAACAGGAGCTATGCTGCCGGGCATGAAATCCCTGATTTTATAAAAGAGGTATTCATTGTTTCTGAGGACCGGAATTTTGAAAAGCATCCCGGTTTTGACTTGCCGGCAATTGGCCGCGCGCTCGCGATCAATATTCACTCAGACGACATTGAACAAGGCGCGAGCACCATTACCCAGCAGCTGGCGCGGAACCAGTACCTGAACCATCACAAATCCTATAACCGCAAGCTGAGTGAAGTTTTATATGCATACCAGCTGGAGAAGACCTTTACCAAGCCGGAAATTCTCGAACAATACATGAATGCGATTTATTTTCACAATAATGCATATGGGATTAAGGCTGCAGCGGACTTTTATTTTAAAAAAGCCCCTTTGGACCTGTCACAGGCCGAACAGGCTTTCCTTGCTGCGATTCCTAATAATCCGTCCTATTATGACCCGATCGAGCATTTCGACCGGGCGAAAAAACGCCAGGAACGGCTTCTCGACCAGCTTGCACAACACGGAAAAATCAAACCTGAAACAGCCGAAAATCTAAAGAAAGAACCTATCACCCTTAAAGTCGATTCCAGAAAAAATTCATACCCGGATTATTCTTCATATGCTCTACACGAGCTGAGGGAACTGGTTTCCGAACAGGAAAATCTTGATGACAACGAGGAACTAACAACAAGGGTGGAAGAATTGCTGCGTTCAGGGGTGACTATCCATTCAAATCTGGATATTGTACTGCAAAAACAGGCAGTCCAGGCTGTTGAATCCCGTCTCCCAGATGCAACGGTTCAAGGTGCTGCCGTGGTGATCAACCATGAAACAGGCCAGATTGTGGCGGTCTCAGGAGGGAAGGGTTATCAGAGCGGTGACTTCCACCGCGCATACCAGGCCTTTCGCCAGCCAGGCTCTTCAATCAAGCCATTGCTTGTATATGCACCTTATTTTGAAAGATTCGAAGCAAACAAAGATTTTCCAATCAACGCCGGTCCTCTTTGCATCAAGGGTTATTGCCCAAGGAACTACGGGGGATCAAACTACGGAATGGTCACCCTAGAAAAGGCATTCATCCATTCCTACAATACACCGGCAATTCGGATATTCCAGCAGGTTGGCGTGGATGAAGCCTTCAGTGACCTGGCACCTTTTAAACTAAAAAAAGTAACAACACAGGACCATGTGCTGGCCGCGGCAGTTGGCGGATTCACGACCGGGGTTAGTCCACTTGAAATGACTTCAGCTTATACAGTTTTCAGCAATAAAGGCCTATATCTTAAACCACGGGCAATCTCCAAGGTAACAGGGGCGGATGGAGAGGTTCTTTATAGATGGAATGACGAGCCAGTACAGGCATGGAATCCAAGCACCGCTGAAAAAGTCCGCAGCCTGATGCAAAAGACGGTTACCACCGGGACAGCAAGAAAAGCAGCTGGTGCAGGACTTGGAGCTGGCGGCAAGACTGGCACAACCAATGACTTCAAAGATTTTTGGTTCATCGGCTTCAACGGCCCTTACACAGCAGGAGTATGGATCGGCAAAGACAAGCCGGAAAGCATGGAATATATCAACCATCAGTCGCCGCATCTATTAATTTGGCGCGATATCATGAAAAAATAAACCGGGCAGAAAAATTTCCGCCCGGTTCATCGTAAATCACCCGTCATCATTTTTATGACGGACACTTTTGTCTCTCTCATCCATTTCTGTCCGTCATCATGCCTATGATGGACACTTTTTTACTTCTCTTTTCTATTTCTGTCCGTCATCACGTCTATGATGGACACTTTTTTACTTCTCTTTTCTATTTCTGTCCGTCATCACGTCTATGATGCATTTTTTCCCTGCTCTTATTTATTCCTGTCTGTCATCTTCCTTTGGACGGGCATAACCGGGGGTAAAGAACTGCAATTAACGTTCTAAATCGGTAAGCTTGCGAGCAGGCTGTTATATACTTTTACCGCGAGATACATTACGCCAAGTACGAGGGTACTCCAGAGGATGACCTGGAAGAATACTGTTCCGATAATGCCGGCAAATGTAAGATTAGGGCTGATTTTATAGACGAAATAAATGAAATAGACCAATGTAGCCAATAAAAATATCGAGCCGATCCCGGTGAAACTAAAGAAGCTGGCCAGTGCTGCAATCCCGCCAACAAAATAAATAACAGAGCCTTTGCGAATCAATTTCAGGCTTTCACCTTCGTGATCCCTCGAAAATAATAAGAGGCTGACCTCATTGATTGTATCGGCAATCAGCTTCAGAGCTGCGAACACCATGAAATACACCACCATCAGCAATGCCAGCAGTGATAGCTTAATTCCTGTGTCTGAAAAGAATTCCAGCATGCCATCATAAATCCCGGCATTTTTTAGGATGGAGACTAACTCGATTTCAGTCCTTAGTGACAGGGCCAGACTGAACATAATGATCGACAGCAATGGGAAGTAGCTTGTTAGGTAAGGGTTTCTCATATAAACGATTCACTCAATTCTTTCATTTCCTGTTTATCATTATGAAAGAAATGACGGGGACCGGCAACAATAATATGAAATGCAAAACACCGCAAGAAGCAACTGACAGAAAAACTCTCCAAAGAAAAAAAGCCCCTTTGCAGGAACTTTAATTTTTATTGAAACCTTTTTGCGTCTCGTCCGTATAAAAAGGTTGGTGTTACTGTGGAACAATCCGGACGTATTCTCTTGAACCGAACGGTACATAAGTCGCTGTTTCAACCTCGTCCAAATCTGATTGCTGGATTTTCAGCACCCCAGGACCTTTATTTGACAATTCTTTTTCATCCATACGATCAAGAAACATAAACCCCGTGAACAAACTCAGGAATATCCCAACGCATACAATCAGCTTTCGGGCCATGGCTATCCCCCCTATTCACTGTTAGTATGCAAAAAGAACCATGTTTTTATTCAGCAATGGATAAAACCTTGATTCTTCAAGGTCGATGACATGCATCCCCAACTTTTTTACGATATAATTTTCACATCAGTGGGTTGAGGGCATGAACTAGGTTTATTTGGCAAAAAATATAATGTTAAGCCATGAATACGGAATTAAATAAGGAGGTATTATCTTTTGTCTTTACTTCACCTTGCAGTTTTATCACCGCTTTTACTCGCGATCTTAATTCCATTTTTACATAAGTATTTCAAGAGTATTCATACGGGATGGTTCCTGCTGCCGCTTCCGGCTGTGCTGTTTGCCTATTTCCTGCAGTTCATCAGTACAACAGGACATGGCGGAACGGTAATGGAGACCGTACCCTGGATTTCCTCGCTTGGGATTGATTTCACGTTAAAAGTTGACGGCCTTGGGCTATTGTTTGCCCTGCTGATCACCGGAATCGGCGCATTGGTTGTGCTGTATTCGATTTATTATTTAAATCCGGACAAAGAAAAACTCAATACTTTCTATGTCTACCTGCTTTTGTTCATGGGCGCGATGCTGGGAGTCGTTTTGTCGGACAACCTGATTGTTCTCTATACCTTCTGGGAATTGACCAGCTTTTCGTCTTTCTTGCTGATTGGCTACTGGAACCATCGTGAACGTTCTCGTTACGGTGCGCAAAAATCGATGCTGATCACGGTTTTCGGTGGACTGTCAATGCTTGGGGGCATCTTGATGCTCTATATCATCACAGGCACTTTCAGCATTTCCGAAACAATTCAAATGTCCAA
The window above is part of the Mesobacillus jeotgali genome. Proteins encoded here:
- a CDS encoding kinase-associated lipoprotein B; its protein translation is MAELNIGDQVTAIYKTGKYIGEITERRPQHYLVRVLAVAKHPMQGDLHNPKDAGVGFFHERKALSFREQANIPEKMVKPFEGEIPDYLDSLKEATSKLRAELEGDDSAWAQQSLRNLESLEKDYFK
- the kapD gene encoding 3'-5' exonuclease KapD, producing the protein MSEKERTTLFIDFEFTMPDRNSRRKGFYPEIIEAGAVLVENGKVVEQFSSYVRPLRFPILTERCRSFLNITQEQVNSGITFKALVDKLKSMGGNKNCQIVTWGNMDMKVLQQNCQQATVGFPLPGKQIDLSMEYKRFFGDQNQTGLWKAVQEYGREGTGKHHRALDDALTTYHIYKLVEKDKQYLQRPEPATIGDMVDFSKLLNKFA
- a CDS encoding peptidylprolyl isomerase, translated to MTKKILAVLFAMMLVLAGCGSADEKQEADKPNEDKTNAGQAVEEDLDYPQATAEVQDGERLVEMVTSMGTVKIKLFPEQAPKAVENFIKHSEEGYYEGVTFHRVIDGFMIQGGDPDGTGMGGESIYGEPFEDEFSKQLFNIRGALSMANSGPNTNGSQFFIVQNKGLDASLPEQMKQAGYPEEVLKMYENGGTPHLDGRHTVFGQVVEGMDVVDKIAAAPTGAGDKPEEDVVIEKINVLE
- a CDS encoding DUF5366 family protein — encoded protein: MRNPYLTSYFPLLSIIMFSLALSLRTEIELVSILKNAGIYDGMLEFFSDTGIKLSLLALLMVVYFMVFAALKLIADTINEVSLLLFSRDHEGESLKLIRKGSVIYFVGGIAALASFFSFTGIGSIFLLATLVYFIYFVYKISPNLTFAGIIGTVFFQVILWSTLVLGVMYLAVKVYNSLLASLPI
- a CDS encoding transglycosylase domain-containing protein, with protein sequence MRIITGYLLILLLIPAFIAVVILTYTEAGNAVSISKTLDEKIDLTETKLSQTSLILANNGEVISEIHRPMNRSYAAGHEIPDFIKEVFIVSEDRNFEKHPGFDLPAIGRALAINIHSDDIEQGASTITQQLARNQYLNHHKSYNRKLSEVLYAYQLEKTFTKPEILEQYMNAIYFHNNAYGIKAAADFYFKKAPLDLSQAEQAFLAAIPNNPSYYDPIEHFDRAKKRQERLLDQLAQHGKIKPETAENLKKEPITLKVDSRKNSYPDYSSYALHELRELVSEQENLDDNEELTTRVEELLRSGVTIHSNLDIVLQKQAVQAVESRLPDATVQGAAVVINHETGQIVAVSGGKGYQSGDFHRAYQAFRQPGSSIKPLLVYAPYFERFEANKDFPINAGPLCIKGYCPRNYGGSNYGMVTLEKAFIHSYNTPAIRIFQQVGVDEAFSDLAPFKLKKVTTQDHVLAAAVGGFTTGVSPLEMTSAYTVFSNKGLYLKPRAISKVTGADGEVLYRWNDEPVQAWNPSTAEKVRSLMQKTVTTGTARKAAGAGLGAGGKTGTTNDFKDFWFIGFNGPYTAGVWIGKDKPESMEYINHQSPHLLIWRDIMKK